Proteins from a genomic interval of Ndongobacter massiliensis:
- a CDS encoding ATP-binding protein — MKDYYKRVSDKILLEHLESKGAVLIEGAKWCGKTTSAKHFAKSIIQMDRPEMTEQYQQMARLKPSNLLEGEVPHLIDEWQLATHLWNAVRYEVDQRGEFGQFILTGSSVPAKLDVSMHTGTGRIVRMRMRPMSLFESKDSNGQISLADLFQGRDISAADDHSIEDIAFFICRGGWPAALNQTEKVALKQAFDYYDAVVSDDISRVDGLKRDPERTIRIMKSYARNVATQASLETVRTDVISNDLETFDKESLYGYLNALKRIFVIEDSPAWNPNLRSKTAIRTSDTRYFVDPSIATTALGIGPMDLINDLQLMGLLFENLCVRDLRIYADALNGNVYHYRDKTGLECDAVIHLRNGSYGLVEVKLGGDKLIREGAQSLLKLADKIDTEKMKQPAFLMVLCGVAPFAYRREDGVFVVPIACLKE, encoded by the coding sequence GTGAAAGACTATTATAAAAGAGTTTCTGACAAGATATTACTTGAACATTTAGAGTCTAAGGGAGCCGTACTGATCGAAGGAGCGAAATGGTGCGGTAAGACGACTTCAGCAAAGCATTTCGCCAAAAGTATCATTCAGATGGATCGTCCGGAAATGACGGAGCAGTATCAGCAAATGGCGAGATTAAAACCTTCGAATCTCCTTGAAGGGGAGGTGCCCCATTTGATCGACGAATGGCAGCTTGCAACGCATCTCTGGAATGCCGTGCGCTATGAGGTCGACCAGAGAGGAGAATTCGGACAGTTCATTCTCACGGGATCCTCCGTTCCGGCTAAATTGGATGTGAGTATGCATACCGGAACCGGCCGAATTGTGCGTATGAGGATGAGACCGATGTCCTTGTTTGAATCCAAAGATTCTAACGGTCAGATATCATTGGCGGATTTGTTTCAGGGGAGAGACATTTCAGCTGCAGACGATCACAGTATTGAAGATATCGCTTTTTTTATCTGTCGGGGAGGATGGCCAGCAGCGCTGAATCAGACGGAAAAAGTCGCCTTAAAACAGGCGTTTGATTATTATGATGCGGTTGTCAGCGACGACATTTCCCGGGTAGATGGATTAAAAAGGGATCCGGAGCGAACAATACGCATCATGAAATCGTATGCCAGAAATGTTGCGACACAGGCTTCTCTGGAGACAGTCAGAACAGACGTAATTAGTAATGATCTAGAAACTTTTGATAAGGAATCCCTGTACGGATACCTGAATGCTCTAAAAAGAATTTTTGTCATCGAGGATTCACCGGCATGGAATCCAAATTTGCGATCAAAAACAGCGATCCGGACTTCAGATACCAGATATTTTGTTGATCCGTCGATAGCAACGACAGCGCTTGGAATCGGCCCCATGGATCTGATCAATGATCTTCAGCTCATGGGTTTACTGTTTGAGAACTTGTGTGTCAGGGATTTGAGGATTTATGCGGACGCTCTGAATGGCAATGTATATCACTACAGGGACAAGACGGGGCTCGAATGTGATGCGGTCATTCACTTGAGAAACGGAAGCTATGGTCTGGTTGAAGTAAAACTGGGAGGAGATAAGCTGATTCGGGAAGGAGCGCAAAGCCTGCTGAAATTAGCGGATAAAATTGATACAGAAAAGATGAAGCAACCGGCATTTTTGATGGTATTATGCGGAGTTGCTCCGTTTGCTTATCGAAGAGAAGACGGAGTCTTTGTTGTTCCGATTGCCTGCTTGAAGGAATAA
- a CDS encoding YhcG family protein encodes MNKDKMVLQNTDIGKDNHQFDDIVKIVESAKDRAYRKVNEELILMYQEVGKYISEKSKEAGYGSNFVENVADFFSENYPDLKGFTRRGLYRMRQFYELYKDDEKVSTLLTQLSWSNHLKIMSGSKSKEEREFYINLAIKENLTHRELVRQMDSGYYERYMLSNSNDLPAIQRAKQETHNLFMDSYVLEFLDAPKIGNEREFQKSILQNLKNFILEIGKDFSFIGNEYRVQVGNHDYYVDLLFYHRGLSCLVAFELKIGEFKPEYIGKMNLYLEALDREVKKQTENPSVGVILCASKDDEVVEFALSRSLSPTMVSEYTLKLIDKNLLQRKLKEYVDIAEETNE; translated from the coding sequence ATGAATAAGGATAAGATGGTATTGCAGAATACAGATATTGGAAAAGATAATCATCAGTTTGATGATATTGTTAAGATTGTCGAAAGTGCAAAGGATCGTGCTTATAGAAAAGTCAATGAAGAATTGATTTTGATGTATCAGGAAGTGGGAAAGTATATAAGTGAGAAAAGTAAAGAAGCAGGTTATGGGTCAAATTTTGTGGAAAATGTTGCCGATTTTTTCTCTGAAAATTATCCTGATTTAAAAGGATTTACCCGTAGGGGGCTTTATAGAATGAGGCAATTCTATGAGCTATATAAGGATGATGAAAAAGTGTCAACGTTGTTGACACAATTGAGCTGGTCTAATCATTTGAAAATAATGTCAGGATCTAAAAGTAAAGAAGAAAGAGAATTCTACATTAACTTAGCAATTAAGGAGAATCTAACTCACCGAGAGTTGGTAAGGCAGATGGACAGTGGCTATTATGAACGTTATATGCTTTCAAATAGTAACGATTTGCCTGCTATACAAAGGGCAAAACAAGAGACGCATAATTTGTTTATGGACAGTTATGTTTTAGAATTTCTTGATGCTCCCAAGATTGGAAATGAAAGAGAATTTCAGAAGTCAATTCTCCAGAATCTGAAGAACTTTATTTTAGAGATTGGGAAAGATTTTTCCTTTATAGGTAATGAGTATAGGGTACAGGTTGGCAATCATGATTACTATGTAGATTTGTTGTTCTATCATAGGGGACTATCTTGTTTAGTTGCATTTGAATTAAAAATTGGAGAGTTTAAGCCGGAATATATCGGAAAAATGAACCTGTATTTAGAAGCACTGGATAGAGAAGTAAAGAAACAAACTGAAAATCCAAGCGTAGGAGTAATCCTTTGTGCTTCAAAAGATGATGAGGTAGTAGAATTTGCATTAAGTAGAAGTCTTTCGCCTACAATGGTATCGGAGTATACATTAAAACTGATAGATAAGAATTTGTTGCAACGAAAATTAAAAGAATATGTAGATATTGCGGAAGAAACAAACGAATAA
- a CDS encoding AbrB/MazE/SpoVT family DNA-binding domain-containing protein, protein MEDIFMDTAKVMAKGQVTIPKRIRELLNLENGDYVTFVVNKDKVQIQNSKAFIEENIKK, encoded by the coding sequence ATGGAAGATATATTTATGGATACTGCAAAAGTTATGGCAAAAGGACAGGTTACTATTCCGAAAAGGATAAGGGAACTTTTAAATTTAGAAAATGGAGATTATGTTACTTTTGTAGTTAATAAAGATAAAGTGCAAATTCAAAATTCTAAGGCTTTTATTGAAGAAAACATTAAAAAATAA
- a CDS encoding DNA topoisomerase 3, translated as MEHILVIAEKPSVAISIAKVIGATKKKDGYYEGNGYKVSWCVGHLIQMANPDAYDEKYAKWNISDLPIIPKQYKFEVAKATKKQFNILKKLMNDKEIDTVINACDAGREGESIFRLVYNEAKCKKKMQRLWISSMEDSAIKEGFSNLKNGKDYDKLFESAQARAIADWLVGMNISRLYSCLYKQNYSVGRVQTPTLYMIVKRDEEINNFKKEKYYTVELSMNGFTLSTDKIGDEITAEQLINLIGDNIEITDVIQKEKITKPDLPFDLTTLQRECNKYFGYSAKQTLDYAQSLYEKKLITYPRTDSRCLTEDMIVSTVNNILGKNDFDTERIKTVFNSKNVTDHHAIIPTVSSLSEDLSSIPDSEAKVYRLISNKLHASVGYPLVENTTKIVAEFDGFEFTSSGRVIRDEGFSKYLKEYKSKKNEFIELPDVSIGDVLSLENKEIKEKFTQPPKHFTEDTLLKSMEIAGNEALEKGVEVERKGLGTPATRAGIIENLIYKGFVERDKKNLIATHKGISLVTIVSDTFKSAETTAKWEMELADIAKGKSSKEEFLEAIENEIKEVVLTYSK; from the coding sequence ATGGAACATATACTTGTGATAGCAGAAAAACCGAGTGTAGCTATATCAATTGCAAAGGTAATAGGAGCTACAAAAAAGAAAGATGGATACTATGAGGGAAATGGATATAAGGTATCTTGGTGCGTAGGCCATCTAATTCAGATGGCAAATCCGGACGCTTATGATGAAAAATACGCTAAGTGGAATATATCGGATTTGCCGATTATTCCGAAGCAGTACAAATTTGAAGTGGCAAAGGCTACAAAAAAGCAGTTTAATATCCTTAAAAAACTGATGAATGATAAGGAGATTGATACAGTTATCAATGCGTGCGATGCGGGAAGAGAAGGAGAAAGTATTTTTCGACTGGTATATAACGAAGCTAAATGCAAAAAGAAAATGCAGCGTCTTTGGATTTCGTCAATGGAAGATAGTGCTATCAAAGAGGGATTTTCCAATCTAAAGAATGGCAAAGATTACGATAAGCTCTTTGAATCGGCACAGGCAAGAGCTATTGCAGACTGGCTTGTCGGAATGAATATCAGTAGGCTATATTCTTGCCTGTATAAGCAAAATTACAGTGTCGGGAGAGTGCAAACCCCAACGCTTTACATGATTGTAAAAAGAGATGAAGAAATAAATAATTTTAAGAAAGAAAAATACTACACCGTAGAGCTTTCTATGAACGGCTTTACATTATCGACAGACAAAATTGGTGATGAAATAACCGCAGAGCAGCTTATTAATTTAATAGGCGATAATATTGAAATAACTGATGTCATTCAAAAAGAAAAGATTACAAAGCCGGATTTACCCTTTGATCTAACAACACTTCAAAGAGAGTGTAATAAATATTTTGGATATTCAGCAAAGCAGACGCTTGATTATGCTCAAAGCCTGTATGAAAAGAAACTAATTACCTATCCAAGAACAGACAGCAGATGCTTAACGGAAGATATGATTGTAAGTACGGTCAATAACATTTTAGGAAAAAATGATTTTGATACAGAGCGTATCAAGACGGTATTTAACTCAAAAAATGTTACGGATCATCACGCTATTATTCCGACAGTAAGCTCGTTAAGTGAAGATTTATCGAGTATCCCTGATAGTGAAGCGAAGGTATATAGGCTTATTTCTAATAAGCTTCACGCAAGTGTAGGCTATCCATTAGTCGAAAACACAACAAAGATTGTAGCTGAATTTGACGGATTTGAATTTACAAGTTCAGGAAGGGTAATTAGAGACGAGGGCTTTAGCAAATACCTTAAAGAATACAAGTCCAAGAAGAATGAGTTCATAGAGCTTCCTGATGTAAGTATCGGTGATGTTTTAAGTCTTGAAAATAAAGAGATTAAAGAAAAATTTACTCAACCACCGAAACACTTCACTGAAGATACGCTTCTAAAGTCTATGGAGATTGCAGGAAATGAAGCCTTAGAAAAAGGTGTAGAAGTGGAAAGAAAGGGACTTGGAACACCTGCAACAAGGGCAGGAATTATTGAAAACTTAATCTATAAGGGTTTTGTCGAAAGAGATAAGAAAAATTTGATTGCCACGCATAAGGGGATCAGCCTTGTAACAATAGTATCCGATACCTTTAAGTCAGCGGAAACAACTGCAAAGTGGGAAATGGAATTAGCGGATATTGCCAAAGGGAAATCTTCAAAGGAAGAATTTTTAGAAGCAATTGAAAATGAAATAAAAGAGGTTGTTCTGACATATAGTAAGTAA
- a CDS encoding CD1107 family mobile element protein gives MKTSWKKNKKFWTAALAVVVSISCLLGLWTVVYAHEQSLTEAPTSDKAVQTQVEVNVKYIFEDEKVYKEEKIKAEKGQLLDSGDLPMLPDNMKFIDEFLFYEVKGDGNDEIIRKVAKTEAKDKETQTEEEKPKQDESSQTKTPKTEDKSTQTELSKNDIFKMEKDAKELQEKLDKLNSEMKDKDKLSDNQKEKIKELEAQIESLKEKMKKDKENRDLSEEMKKEMDKLNKKIKELEEKANEANKAPVISNPPALNSPISGIKKNSGISNQTPVNNTGKSTTTQASSENTVKDTSNSETKEKDIRYPNKLTPKAPANNNQDSSMDGTSKTVNTNKGVASAPSKARGTVTENKDNANKDYPIHHGDSGDNKETDLYSADARQFITFQTKNGKTFHLIINHDETQENVMLLTEVSEDDLLNMVEKKEAPKQEISKEEPTKEEVKPEKKEEKSNLGTYIILLLVIGGALGAGYYFKVVKKKEDKELESLEEEDDDFFSEAESEQEIGEAEETEAYDEE, from the coding sequence ATGAAAACCAGTTGGAAAAAGAATAAGAAGTTTTGGACAGCAGCACTTGCAGTCGTTGTAAGTATAAGCTGCCTTTTGGGTCTTTGGACAGTTGTTTATGCTCATGAGCAAAGCTTAACGGAAGCACCTACAAGCGATAAAGCTGTCCAAACACAAGTGGAAGTAAATGTAAAGTATATCTTTGAAGATGAAAAAGTTTATAAGGAAGAAAAGATAAAGGCTGAGAAAGGACAGCTTCTTGACAGCGGTGATCTGCCGATGCTCCCTGATAATATGAAATTTATTGATGAGTTTCTATTTTATGAAGTAAAAGGCGATGGAAATGATGAAATTATCCGAAAGGTAGCAAAGACTGAGGCTAAAGATAAAGAGACTCAGACAGAAGAAGAAAAGCCGAAACAGGATGAAAGCTCGCAGACGAAAACTCCAAAGACGGAAGATAAATCAACGCAGACAGAGCTTTCTAAAAATGATATTTTCAAAATGGAAAAAGATGCTAAGGAGCTTCAGGAAAAACTTGATAAGTTAAATAGCGAAATGAAGGATAAAGACAAATTAAGCGATAATCAGAAAGAAAAAATCAAAGAACTTGAAGCCCAGATTGAAAGCTTGAAAGAAAAAATGAAAAAAGATAAGGAAAATAGGGACTTATCAGAAGAAATGAAGAAGGAAATGGATAAGCTGAATAAAAAGATTAAAGAGCTTGAGGAAAAGGCAAATGAAGCAAACAAGGCTCCCGTAATATCTAATCCGCCTGCACTGAACAGTCCTATTTCCGGAATTAAGAAAAACTCAGGCATTTCAAATCAAACACCTGTAAACAATACAGGAAAAAGCACAACTACACAGGCGAGTTCAGAAAATACTGTAAAAGATACAAGTAATTCTGAAACGAAAGAGAAAGATATTCGCTATCCTAATAAGCTGACACCGAAAGCTCCTGCCAATAACAATCAGGATTCATCTATGGACGGGACAAGTAAGACTGTAAATACCAATAAGGGAGTAGCTTCTGCTCCGTCAAAGGCAAGAGGAACCGTTACGGAAAATAAGGACAATGCGAATAAGGACTATCCAATTCATCACGGGGATAGCGGTGATAACAAAGAAACAGATCTGTATTCTGCTGATGCAAGACAGTTTATTACCTTTCAAACGAAAAACGGTAAGACCTTCCATCTCATCATCAACCACGATGAGACACAAGAAAATGTAATGCTTTTAACGGAAGTATCTGAAGATGATCTTCTAAATATGGTTGAAAAGAAAGAAGCTCCGAAGCAGGAGATTAGCAAAGAGGAGCCAACTAAGGAAGAAGTAAAGCCTGAGAAAAAAGAAGAAAAGAGTAATTTAGGAACATATATTATTCTGCTTCTTGTTATAGGCGGAGCATTAGGAGCAGGTTATTACTTTAAGGTCGTAAAAAAGAAAGAGGATAAGGAGCTTGAATCATTAGAGGAAGAAGATGATGATTTCTTTTCGGAAGCAGAAAGTGAGCAAGAAATAGGAGAAGCAGAAGAAACAGAAGCTTATGATGAAGAATAA